One Syntrophales bacterium DNA segment encodes these proteins:
- a CDS encoding LemA family protein yields MFMFVVFVGAVAIVVIGIVLYNALVRGRNTVESTWADVDVLLKKRYDLVPNLAEAVRAYAAHERGLFDKLSEARAAAAGAPTPAAKTKAENALTDAVRGLFAVAEAYPDLKASEEFMQLQQQLRELEDAIEGARRTYNAVVREFNIRIEAFPSNVVATWFEFKKADFFELEAPEAEKQPVKISFS; encoded by the coding sequence ATGTTCATGTTCGTCGTTTTCGTCGGGGCGGTTGCCATCGTCGTCATCGGCATTGTCCTTTACAATGCACTGGTCCGGGGCCGGAACACCGTGGAATCCACCTGGGCGGACGTCGACGTCCTCCTGAAAAAACGCTACGACCTGGTGCCGAACCTGGCCGAGGCGGTCCGCGCCTATGCGGCCCATGAGCGGGGCCTCTTCGACAAGCTGTCGGAGGCCCGGGCCGCCGCCGCCGGCGCGCCGACCCCGGCGGCGAAGACGAAGGCCGAGAACGCCCTGACCGATGCCGTCCGCGGCCTCTTCGCCGTGGCCGAGGCCTACCCGGACCTGAAGGCCAGCGAGGAGTTCATGCAGCTGCAGCAGCAGCTCCGGGAGCTGGAGGACGCCATCGAGGGTGCCCGGAGGACCTACAACGCCGTCGTCCGGGAGTTCAACATCCGGATCGAGGCCTTTCCCTCCAACGTCGTCGCCACGTGGTTCGAGTTCAAGAAGGCGGACTTCTTCGAGCTCGAGGCGCCGGAGGCCGAGAAACAGCCGGTCAAGATCAGCTTTTCATGA
- a CDS encoding MFS transporter, producing the protein MIPAGRRPGSLPHWAWFILAAGFLDLFVNYSVRLGYGVVLPEMIRDLDLSRTAGGTIYNAYLVTYIALTPLTGWLTDRVGARRVIPVCLAVLGLGVLLMAGAASLESACLAYAIVGVGATGIWTPVLAVVQRWFAPRRRGLALGILSTGYGLGFAAVGAFFPLVAGQFGWRHTWTILGAVALVLVAVNGLLLRNDPESCGVDPWGGKRERGASAGGAETEPTGGLREEILRNPTFWWIGLSYFCISYSLYGITTFMVDYARDQAGLSLGAASFLATIHGSFQVLGVLTLLPLSDRLGRRKTILLSNLCIALAVLGIVAAGSGQAALSALVAVFAVFYGVTFPIYGACAGDYFPRRMIGTVIGAWTPLYGGGAILSHWVGGMLRDSQGTYDAAFMLDAGMAVAALALFLFVRERPDHTGRNVP; encoded by the coding sequence ATGATCCCGGCCGGCCGCCGTCCGGGAAGCCTGCCGCACTGGGCCTGGTTCATCCTCGCCGCCGGCTTCCTGGACCTCTTCGTCAACTACTCCGTCCGCCTCGGCTACGGCGTGGTCCTCCCCGAGATGATCCGGGACCTGGACCTCAGCCGCACTGCCGGCGGGACCATCTACAACGCCTACCTGGTCACGTACATCGCCCTGACGCCCCTGACGGGCTGGCTCACCGACCGGGTCGGTGCCCGGCGGGTCATCCCGGTCTGCCTCGCCGTCCTGGGTCTCGGCGTGCTCCTCATGGCTGGGGCGGCGAGCCTCGAGAGCGCCTGCCTGGCCTACGCGATCGTGGGGGTGGGAGCCACGGGGATCTGGACGCCCGTCCTGGCGGTCGTCCAGCGCTGGTTCGCCCCGCGGCGCCGCGGCCTCGCCCTTGGCATCCTCTCCACGGGATACGGCCTCGGCTTTGCGGCCGTCGGCGCCTTCTTTCCCCTCGTGGCGGGCCAGTTCGGCTGGCGCCACACCTGGACCATCCTGGGAGCGGTCGCCCTGGTCCTCGTGGCGGTCAACGGCCTTCTCCTCCGCAACGACCCGGAGTCCTGCGGCGTTGATCCCTGGGGCGGGAAGAGAGAGCGAGGCGCTTCGGCGGGTGGTGCGGAGACGGAGCCGACGGGCGGACTGCGGGAGGAGATCCTTCGGAATCCGACGTTCTGGTGGATCGGCCTTTCCTACTTCTGCATCTCCTATTCCCTCTACGGAATCACCACGTTCATGGTAGACTACGCCCGGGACCAGGCGGGGCTCTCCCTCGGGGCGGCGAGCTTTCTGGCGACGATCCACGGCTCTTTCCAGGTCCTGGGGGTCCTGACGCTGCTGCCCCTGTCGGACCGGCTGGGGCGTCGGAAGACCATCCTGCTGTCGAACCTTTGTATCGCCCTGGCCGTTCTGGGGATCGTCGCGGCAGGCTCCGGGCAGGCGGCCCTGTCGGCGCTGGTGGCCGTCTTCGCCGTCTTCTACGGCGTTACGTTTCCCATCTACGGCGCCTGCGCCGGGGACTACTTCCCCCGGCGGATGATCGGGACCGTCATCGGAGCCTGGACACCCCTGTACGGTGGCGGGGCGATCCTTTCCCACTGGGTCGGGGGAATGCTGCGGGACAGCCAAGGAACCTACGACGCCGCCTTCATGCTGGACGCGGGAATGGCCGTCGCCGCGCTCGCGCTCTTCCTCTTCGTCCGGGAGAGGCCGGACCATACCGGCAGGAACGTGCCATGA
- a CDS encoding 4Fe-4S dicluster domain-containing protein produces the protein MSHHHQKSGYTALVDRLNRFPQGAPPSELLYKILSILFREKEAALVSLLPIRPFTAEQAARRWKMSVAETRKILDELAGRAILLDTENEKGVQTWVLPPPMAGFFEFSLMRTRGDIDQKVLSELFYQYLNVEEDFVRELFADGETRLGRAFVQEPALPEEPGLLILDYERATEVIRTASVRGVSTCYCRHKMGHLGRACDAPLEICMTFNGSAESLVKHGHARAVDVQEGLDLLREAWERSLVQFGSNVREEVNFICNCCGCCCEAMHAARRFSLLQPVHTTNFLPVVSEEGCTGCGRCADVCPVEAMTLVSANDPAKPKKRTARLREEICLGCGVCVRACREGLIRLTSRPERVITPLNTAHLAVVMAVERGKLQNLIFDNRALFSHRAMAAILGAILRLPPVQQAMASRQMKSRYLETLIRRMGS, from the coding sequence ATGAGCCACCACCATCAGAAATCGGGATACACGGCCCTGGTGGACCGGCTGAACCGCTTCCCCCAGGGGGCGCCGCCGTCGGAGCTGCTCTACAAGATCCTCAGCATCCTGTTCCGGGAGAAGGAGGCGGCCCTGGTCTCGCTCCTCCCGATCCGCCCCTTCACGGCGGAGCAGGCGGCCCGCCGCTGGAAGATGAGTGTAGCGGAGACGAGAAAGATCCTGGACGAACTGGCGGGGCGGGCGATCCTCCTCGACACGGAGAACGAGAAGGGCGTGCAGACCTGGGTGCTCCCGCCGCCCATGGCCGGCTTCTTCGAGTTCTCCCTCATGCGGACCCGCGGGGACATCGACCAGAAGGTGCTCAGCGAGCTCTTCTACCAGTACCTCAACGTGGAGGAGGACTTCGTCCGGGAGCTCTTCGCGGACGGGGAGACGCGGCTCGGCCGGGCCTTCGTCCAGGAGCCGGCCCTGCCGGAGGAGCCGGGCCTCCTGATCCTCGACTACGAGCGGGCCACGGAGGTCATCCGGACCGCCTCGGTCCGGGGCGTCAGCACCTGCTACTGCCGCCACAAGATGGGGCACCTGGGCCGCGCCTGCGACGCGCCGCTCGAGATCTGCATGACCTTCAACGGCTCGGCGGAGTCCCTGGTGAAGCACGGCCATGCCCGGGCCGTGGACGTACAGGAGGGGCTGGACCTCCTCCGGGAAGCCTGGGAGCGGAGCCTCGTCCAGTTCGGATCCAACGTGCGGGAGGAGGTCAACTTCATCTGCAACTGCTGTGGCTGCTGCTGCGAGGCCATGCACGCGGCCCGCCGCTTCTCCCTCCTTCAGCCGGTCCACACGACGAACTTCCTGCCGGTCGTCTCGGAGGAGGGTTGCACCGGCTGCGGGCGTTGCGCCGACGTCTGCCCCGTGGAGGCCATGACCCTGGTCTCGGCGAACGACCCCGCAAAGCCGAAGAAACGGACGGCGCGGCTCCGGGAGGAAATCTGCCTGGGCTGCGGCGTCTGTGTCCGCGCCTGCCGGGAGGGCCTGATCCGCCTCACGAGCCGGCCCGAACGGGTCATCACCCCCCTAAACACCGCGCACCTGGCCGTCGTCATGGCCGTCGAGCGCGGAAAGCTCCAGAACCTGATCTTCGACAACCGGGCGCTCTTCAGCCACCGGGCCATGGCGGCGATCCTGGGGGCGATCCTCCGCCTGCCGCCGGTGCAGCAGGCCATGGCGTCCCGGCAGATGAAGTCCCGCTACCTGGAGACGCTCATCCGGCGGATGGGTTCGTAA
- a CDS encoding DUF1846 domain-containing protein has translation MTGRERNGFDNEQYIREQTEEILERVKRFDNKLYLEFGGKLLYDYHAARVLPGYDANVKMRLIQELKGSADILLCIYAGDIERKKIRADFGITYDSDAMKLIDDLRGWGIEVLGVVITRYEGQPAAALFKNKLERRGVRVFTHRFTKGYPTDVESIVSDEGYGANEYIPTEKPLVIVTGPGPGSGKLATCLSQLYHEYRRGVKAGYAKFETFPIWSIPLKHPVNVAYEAATADIRDFNLIDPFHLEAYGKSSVNYNRDVAVFPVLRRILEKITGTESFYQSPTDMGVNRAGFAIIDDAVTREAAKQEILRRYYRYRCEYAMGFADRETVQRVELFMKDFRLQPEDRRVVAPSWEAAREAQEQEKGNEGIYCGAAIELVDGTIVKGNNSPLMHAASSLVIHAVKHLAAIPAKIKLLPPYITDAVHNLRTEALGEKSVSMDLQETLVALGISAATNPAAQLAVEKLRELRNCEVHMTHMPTPGDEAGLRRIGVNLTSEPNFATKNLFLF, from the coding sequence ATGACGGGGCGGGAGAGGAACGGGTTCGACAACGAGCAGTACATCCGGGAACAGACGGAGGAGATTCTCGAGCGGGTCAAGCGCTTCGACAACAAACTGTACCTGGAGTTCGGCGGGAAGCTTCTCTATGACTACCACGCCGCGCGCGTCCTGCCCGGGTACGACGCCAACGTCAAGATGCGCCTGATCCAGGAGCTGAAGGGCAGCGCCGACATCCTCCTGTGCATCTACGCCGGCGACATCGAGCGGAAGAAGATCCGGGCCGACTTCGGCATCACCTACGACTCCGACGCGATGAAGCTGATCGACGACCTGAGGGGCTGGGGCATCGAGGTCCTCGGCGTGGTCATCACCCGCTACGAGGGCCAGCCGGCGGCGGCGCTCTTCAAGAACAAGCTGGAGCGGCGCGGCGTCCGGGTCTTCACCCACCGGTTCACGAAAGGCTACCCGACGGACGTCGAGTCCATCGTGAGCGACGAGGGATACGGGGCCAACGAGTACATCCCCACGGAGAAGCCCCTCGTCATCGTCACGGGGCCGGGGCCGGGGAGCGGCAAGCTCGCCACCTGCCTGTCCCAGCTCTACCACGAGTACCGGCGCGGCGTGAAGGCGGGCTACGCCAAGTTCGAGACCTTCCCCATCTGGAGCATTCCCCTGAAGCACCCGGTCAACGTGGCCTACGAGGCGGCCACGGCGGACATCCGGGACTTCAACCTCATCGACCCCTTCCACCTGGAGGCCTACGGGAAGAGCTCCGTCAACTACAACCGCGACGTGGCGGTGTTCCCCGTCCTCAGGAGGATCCTGGAGAAGATCACCGGGACGGAGTCTTTCTACCAGTCCCCCACCGACATGGGCGTGAACCGCGCCGGCTTCGCCATCATCGACGACGCCGTGACCCGGGAGGCGGCGAAGCAGGAGATCCTGCGGCGCTATTACCGGTACCGCTGCGAGTACGCCATGGGGTTCGCCGACCGGGAGACGGTGCAGCGGGTGGAGCTGTTCATGAAGGATTTCCGCCTGCAGCCGGAGGATCGGCGGGTCGTGGCGCCGTCCTGGGAGGCCGCCCGGGAGGCGCAGGAACAGGAGAAGGGCAACGAGGGGATCTACTGCGGTGCGGCGATCGAGCTGGTGGACGGGACGATCGTGAAGGGAAACAACTCGCCCCTGATGCACGCCGCCTCCAGCCTCGTCATTCACGCCGTCAAGCACCTGGCGGCGATTCCCGCCAAGATCAAGCTGCTGCCGCCCTACATCACCGACGCGGTGCACAACCTCCGGACGGAGGCCCTGGGGGAGAAATCCGTCAGCATGGACCTGCAGGAGACGCTGGTGGCCCTGGGAATCAGCGCCGCCACCAACCCGGCGGCCCAGCTTGCCGTGGAGAAGCTCCGGGAGCTCCGGAACTGCGAGGTCCACATGACCCACATGCCCACGCCAGGCGACGAGGCGGGCCTGCGGCGGATCGGCGTCAACCTGACAAGCGAGCCCAACTTCGCCACGAAGAACCTCTTTCTCTTCTGA
- a CDS encoding DUF2275 domain-containing protein — MTCREIEERLSALLDDALPAEERRKVEEHLASCPSCARALADLRKTVGLVRELGEVEPPPWLRQKIMTRVREEAAPRKKGILRALFFPLYIKVPVQAFAMVLIAVLAFQIYRTSEPERQALDLPLPPARVEQKAAAPGAAPGIPEPAPAPDLRKEERTMRGAAPSTAEPASVRPQTEPPRSRPQATEGKGLGFAPPPDRAKSAVPPEAERRLEPETGGAPAPVGRSAVRAPAAESSRDTGFAPMREAGKARSGAAYESKRKDQSESAVMAAKEDRTDAATMRKQALAPKPSWDLSLRVQDVLSAASAVERELRALSAGNIRRRARQGAVTITADLPAAALPGLSERLRALGELQTAGSSGDTRTGTVTVRVRIVEEEY, encoded by the coding sequence ATGACGTGCAGGGAAATCGAAGAACGCCTGTCGGCACTTCTGGACGACGCCCTCCCCGCGGAGGAGCGGCGGAAGGTCGAGGAGCACCTTGCCTCGTGCCCGTCGTGCGCTCGCGCCCTGGCGGACCTGCGCAAGACCGTCGGCCTCGTCCGGGAACTCGGGGAGGTCGAGCCGCCGCCGTGGCTCCGGCAGAAGATCATGACCCGGGTCCGTGAAGAGGCGGCGCCGAGGAAGAAGGGAATCCTCCGGGCCCTGTTCTTCCCGCTCTACATCAAGGTGCCCGTCCAGGCCTTTGCCATGGTCCTCATCGCGGTCCTGGCCTTCCAGATCTACCGGACGAGCGAGCCGGAGCGCCAGGCCCTGGACCTGCCGCTTCCCCCCGCCCGGGTCGAGCAGAAGGCGGCCGCTCCCGGCGCGGCGCCGGGGATCCCGGAGCCCGCCCCCGCTCCGGATCTGAGGAAGGAGGAGCGTACAATGCGCGGCGCGGCCCCGTCCACGGCGGAGCCGGCATCGGTCCGTCCTCAGACGGAACCGCCCCGGTCGCGCCCGCAGGCAACGGAAGGAAAGGGGCTCGGCTTCGCGCCCCCGCCGGACCGGGCGAAATCGGCCGTCCCGCCGGAAGCGGAGCGCCGGCTGGAGCCGGAAACCGGCGGTGCCCCCGCCCCTGTCGGCAGAAGCGCCGTCCGGGCCCCGGCGGCGGAATCCTCCCGTGACACCGGATTCGCACCCATGCGGGAAGCCGGGAAGGCCCGATCAGGCGCCGCTTACGAATCCAAGCGGAAGGATCAATCGGAATCCGCCGTCATGGCGGCGAAGGAAGACCGGACCGATGCGGCAACCATGCGGAAACAAGCCCTGGCGCCGAAACCCTCCTGGGATCTCTCGCTCCGCGTACAGGACGTCCTCTCCGCAGCCTCCGCCGTCGAGCGGGAGCTGCGCGCACTGAGCGCCGGGAATATACGCCGCAGGGCCCGGCAGGGGGCGGTCACGATCACGGCGGACCTCCCCGCGGCCGCCCTGCCCGGTCTGTCCGAGCGCCTCCGGGCTTTGGGAGAGCTGCAGACGGCCGGATCGTCCGGTGACACCCGCACCGGCACGGTGACCGTCCGTGTCCGGATCGTGGAAGAGGAATACTGA
- a CDS encoding sigma-70 family RNA polymerase sigma factor gives MADPADVPANRPVDDPDAEAVARCLAGRTDAFEALVERHQKRMLNLAYRMLGDYDEACDVVQESFLSAWRGLPKFRREARFSTWLHEIVLNVTRNRLKQVQARSRHEAPAADNTRGEDGECLPCRAVSPLELPSERLERKEREAKVQECIGTLEGEYREVLVLRDIQGFSYEEIGDMLKVPGGTVRSRLFRARSAMKDCLSRLLGKER, from the coding sequence ATGGCTGATCCCGCGGATGTCCCTGCAAACCGACCGGTCGACGATCCGGACGCCGAGGCTGTCGCCCGCTGCCTGGCCGGCCGCACGGACGCCTTCGAGGCGCTCGTGGAGCGGCACCAGAAGCGGATGCTGAACCTGGCGTACCGGATGCTCGGCGACTACGACGAGGCCTGCGACGTCGTCCAGGAATCGTTCCTGTCGGCGTGGCGGGGGCTGCCGAAGTTCCGGCGGGAGGCGCGGTTTTCCACCTGGCTGCACGAGATCGTCCTGAACGTGACGAGGAATCGCCTGAAGCAGGTGCAGGCCCGGTCCCGGCACGAGGCGCCCGCGGCGGACAACACGCGCGGAGAGGACGGGGAATGCCTCCCCTGCCGGGCCGTCTCCCCACTGGAGCTGCCGAGCGAGCGGCTGGAGCGGAAGGAGCGGGAGGCCAAGGTCCAGGAATGCATCGGCACACTGGAGGGAGAATACCGGGAAGTCCTGGTCCTGCGGGACATCCAGGGCTTCTCCTACGAGGAGATCGGCGACATGCTCAAGGTTCCCGGCGGGACGGTCCGCTCCCGGCTCTTCCGGGCACGGAGCGCCATGAAAGACTGTCTCTCCCGGCTGTTGGGTAAAGAACGATGA
- a CDS encoding hotdog fold thioesterase produces the protein MDEKVRAAIFRRVEKEPFARKFDMKLLDLGEGYSKVGMTFTPDMENIFGMAHGGAIFALIDEAFETASNSHGTMAVALNMSLSYLSTPEPGAAITAEASEINRTSRTAVYDIKVTDGGGRLLASCQALVYRKGTPLPFLKEGA, from the coding sequence ATGGATGAAAAAGTGAGAGCTGCGATCTTCCGGCGGGTGGAGAAGGAACCCTTCGCCCGGAAATTCGACATGAAGCTCCTGGATCTGGGGGAGGGCTACTCGAAAGTCGGAATGACGTTCACCCCGGACATGGAGAACATCTTCGGCATGGCCCACGGCGGCGCAATCTTTGCGCTCATCGACGAGGCCTTCGAGACGGCGTCCAACTCCCACGGGACAATGGCCGTGGCCCTCAACATGAGCCTCAGCTACCTGTCCACGCCCGAGCCGGGTGCCGCGATCACCGCGGAGGCCAGCGAGATCAACCGGACCAGCCGGACCGCCGTCTACGACATCAAGGTCACCGACGGCGGGGGACGCCTCCTGGCGTCCTGCCAGGCCCTGGTCTACCGGAAAGGAACACCGCTCCCCTTCCTGAAAGAAGGGGCGTGA
- a CDS encoding DUF401 family protein, with product MDWLFALPAYAKILGSFLGILLLNRFGAPLGVAILTFALLLTAWTGTGWEGFLYQAETFIQPQNALLPPIILLLLFFSDSLKRTGRMDRTIAGLKDWLQKKHIIIAGLPALVGLLPMPAGALFSAPFVAAMDEEKELVPPRKVAINYWFRHIWEYWWPLYPGVILAMQYAGLPVLTYFLIQVPFTAAAVLGGSLFILRGIGKGEGERNGNGRDNGVWDPGAVFSAIQPIGILVVVSILGSALLPPLGVKGTLANLTAMLAGLILALVASFAGKTDAFRPALSIFGKKETWLMFVLVLGIQAFSAALLCPLDAAGGTLVTGMRDELVRTGIPLITIIMVIPFISGAVTGVAFGFVGASFPIVFALLGPDPSLAVAAATTSFAYTFGYMGMMLSPMHACFVVTAEYFHTPIYGAYRYLLGPAAVMLATAGVLSAAWYFLL from the coding sequence ATGGACTGGCTTTTCGCGCTGCCCGCCTATGCCAAGATCCTGGGCTCCTTCCTGGGGATCCTGCTCCTGAACCGCTTCGGGGCGCCCTTGGGCGTCGCGATCCTCACGTTCGCGCTTCTGCTCACGGCCTGGACGGGAACGGGCTGGGAGGGCTTCCTCTACCAGGCCGAGACGTTCATCCAGCCCCAGAACGCCCTTCTTCCCCCGATCATCCTGCTCCTTTTGTTCTTCAGCGACTCCCTCAAGCGGACGGGGCGGATGGACAGGACCATCGCCGGCCTCAAGGACTGGCTCCAAAAAAAGCACATCATCATCGCGGGCCTGCCGGCGCTGGTGGGTCTGCTGCCCATGCCGGCGGGGGCCCTTTTCTCGGCGCCCTTCGTGGCCGCCATGGACGAGGAGAAGGAGCTGGTGCCGCCCCGCAAGGTGGCGATCAACTACTGGTTCCGCCACATCTGGGAGTACTGGTGGCCCCTGTATCCCGGTGTCATCCTGGCCATGCAGTACGCGGGCCTGCCGGTTTTGACGTATTTCCTCATCCAGGTGCCCTTCACCGCCGCGGCGGTCCTGGGAGGGTCCCTCTTCATCCTGCGCGGGATCGGGAAAGGGGAGGGGGAGAGGAACGGGAACGGGCGGGATAATGGCGTCTGGGACCCCGGGGCCGTGTTCTCGGCGATCCAGCCCATCGGGATCCTGGTGGTGGTCTCGATCTTAGGCTCGGCGCTCCTGCCGCCGCTCGGGGTGAAGGGGACGCTGGCCAACCTCACGGCCATGCTCGCGGGACTGATCCTGGCTCTTGTCGCGTCGTTCGCCGGCAAGACTGACGCGTTCCGGCCGGCCCTCTCCATCTTCGGGAAAAAGGAGACGTGGCTGATGTTCGTCCTCGTCCTGGGCATCCAGGCCTTCTCGGCGGCGCTCCTCTGCCCGCTGGACGCCGCGGGGGGAACCCTCGTCACGGGCATGAGGGACGAACTGGTCCGGACGGGCATCCCCCTCATCACGATCATCATGGTGATCCCCTTCATCTCCGGGGCGGTTACCGGTGTGGCCTTCGGGTTCGTCGGGGCCAGCTTCCCCATCGTCTTCGCCCTCCTGGGGCCCGATCCCTCCCTGGCCGTGGCGGCGGCGACCACCAGCTTCGCCTACACCTTCGGCTACATGGGCATGATGCTCTCGCCGATGCACGCCTGCTTCGTCGTCACGGCGGAATACTTCCACACGCCCATCTACGGTGCCTACCGATACCTCCTGGGGCCGGCGGCCGTCATGCTGGCAACGGCCGGGGTCCTTTCGGCGGCGTGGTATTTCCTGCTGTAA
- a CDS encoding glycosyltransferase family 4 protein, translating to MHIVYVAVKGLPVGGGIEKVTEEIGTRLVRKGHEVTVYSSRDYGTKDGTYRGIQIITVPSVDTKSLHKLSICYRAIRDILRKGNADIVHIHAVGPSVFSIFPRMTGIPTVVQIHGLEWKRDKWGMIGRTFFRLSDYSVVYFADKATAVSKVQKKYYEDRFNREVVYIPNGVSPVEKRPAKWILGQGLEPNRYILFAARLVEEKGAHFLIEAYRKLDTNMKLVIAGDAAHMETYKAELRNLAGNDPRILFPGFVTGEPMQELFSNAYLFCLPSTLEGLPIALLDAMNYGNCCVSSDIPENLEAIEDHGYAFRNRSIEDLHRVLADLLAHPEKVDDKKSAAMAHVRKNYSWDRVTCQMEALYFDLVRNRRPDKACK from the coding sequence ATGCACATTGTCTATGTCGCCGTTAAAGGCCTGCCCGTCGGCGGAGGCATCGAAAAAGTCACGGAAGAGATCGGGACACGGCTGGTCAGGAAGGGTCACGAGGTGACCGTCTATTCCAGCCGGGATTATGGAACAAAAGATGGTACGTATCGCGGCATTCAAATCATTACGGTACCATCCGTCGACACAAAGTCGCTGCACAAGCTTTCAATCTGTTACCGGGCAATTCGGGATATTCTGAGGAAAGGCAATGCCGACATCGTCCATATCCATGCCGTCGGCCCATCCGTGTTCTCCATCTTCCCCCGGATGACGGGCATTCCAACGGTCGTACAGATCCACGGCCTGGAATGGAAACGGGATAAATGGGGGATGATCGGCAGGACCTTCTTCAGGCTATCCGATTATTCCGTCGTCTATTTCGCCGACAAGGCCACGGCGGTCTCCAAGGTTCAGAAAAAGTACTATGAGGACCGATTCAACCGCGAAGTGGTTTACATCCCCAACGGCGTTTCCCCTGTGGAAAAACGGCCGGCGAAGTGGATCCTGGGGCAGGGTCTTGAGCCCAACAGATATATTCTCTTTGCTGCCCGGCTGGTGGAAGAAAAGGGCGCCCATTTTCTGATCGAGGCCTATCGGAAACTGGATACAAACATGAAGCTCGTCATCGCGGGGGATGCCGCCCACATGGAAACGTATAAGGCTGAACTCCGGAACCTGGCCGGAAACGATCCGCGCATTCTTTTTCCCGGATTCGTCACCGGCGAACCGATGCAGGAGCTTTTCAGCAACGCCTACCTGTTCTGCCTGCCGTCCACGTTGGAAGGGCTGCCCATTGCCCTTCTCGATGCAATGAATTACGGAAATTGTTGTGTGTCCAGCGACATCCCGGAAAACCTGGAAGCGATCGAGGATCACGGTTATGCCTTCCGTAACCGCAGTATCGAGGATCTCCACCGGGTACTTGCTGATCTACTGGCACACCCGGAGAAAGTGGACGACAAGAAATCCGCGGCAATGGCCCACGTCCGGAAGAACTATTCCTGGGACCGCGTGACCTGCCAGATGGAAGCGCTCTATTTTGACCTGGTGAGGAATCGGCGGCCGGACAAGGCTTGCAAATGA
- a CDS encoding glycosyltransferase, giving the protein MKVLFLNNYYYIRGGSERVFFGEMDMMKRHSHSVAGFARKHSLDIPSEYGHFFPPDITTEKISLSWEAVRTAKEIFYSFSAKDGLKKLICEFQPDIAHIHNMYGRLTSSVLDLLWDRKIPAVMTLHDYKLACPNYKLLFNNRICEDCKGALYYKAVKNRCHKESHWASAVIAIESYMNEWFKKYRKTIRYFISPSHFLRHKLIDFGWPENQIKTVPNFLNLSGFKPNYSPGKYFLYLGRLSEEKGIRTLIKAFSELKHRHLELLVVGDGPMRNKLEDLAKKDRRICFAGYLSGNTLLDVIRHSLAVVAPSEWYENAPLSVLEALACGKPVIGAAIGGIPEMIEDAVNGFLFESGNRDALWIAMERLAEMDRAEIENMGRAARNTVEREYGTESHYRSLMEIYQKAWKE; this is encoded by the coding sequence ATGAAAGTTCTATTTCTTAATAACTACTATTATATTCGAGGTGGGTCGGAAAGAGTATTTTTCGGCGAGATGGACATGATGAAGAGACATAGCCATTCAGTTGCCGGATTTGCACGTAAGCATTCCCTGGACATACCATCGGAATATGGTCACTTTTTCCCGCCGGATATTACAACAGAAAAGATCAGCCTGTCATGGGAGGCGGTCCGGACTGCCAAAGAGATATTCTACTCCTTCAGCGCAAAAGACGGGTTGAAGAAACTAATTTGTGAATTTCAGCCCGATATTGCACACATTCACAACATGTATGGACGTTTGACTTCTTCTGTGCTCGATCTTCTTTGGGATCGAAAAATACCCGCGGTAATGACACTCCACGACTATAAACTGGCATGCCCAAACTATAAACTTTTGTTTAATAATCGCATATGTGAGGATTGCAAAGGGGCGCTGTATTACAAAGCCGTCAAGAACCGCTGTCATAAGGAAAGCCATTGGGCATCGGCCGTTATTGCCATAGAATCTTACATGAACGAGTGGTTTAAAAAATATAGAAAAACAATTAGATATTTTATATCTCCAAGCCACTTTTTAAGACATAAATTAATCGACTTCGGCTGGCCCGAAAATCAAATTAAAACAGTCCCAAATTTCTTGAATTTATCTGGATTTAAACCAAATTATTCGCCCGGAAAATACTTTCTTTATCTTGGTAGACTATCCGAAGAAAAAGGAATCAGAACACTCATTAAAGCCTTCTCGGAACTGAAGCACAGGCATTTGGAACTGCTTGTTGTCGGCGATGGCCCGATGCGAAACAAGTTGGAAGATCTCGCAAAAAAAGATCGGAGAATTTGTTTTGCAGGGTATTTGTCAGGCAATACCCTTTTGGATGTAATCCGTCATTCTCTCGCTGTCGTGGCCCCCTCGGAATGGTATGAAAACGCCCCTCTTTCCGTTCTGGAGGCATTGGCATGCGGCAAACCGGTTATCGGGGCGGCAATTGGTGGAATACCGGAGATGATCGAGGATGCGGTGAACGGCTTTCTCTTCGAATCCGGAAATCGGGATGCACTGTGGATAGCCATGGAGCGTCTTGCAGAGATGGACAGAGCGGAGATTGAAAACATGGGCAGGGCAGCCCGAAATACAGTGGAGAGAGAGTACGGCACGGAATCGCATTACCGGAGCCTGATGGAGATCTATCAGAAAGCGTGGAAGGAATAA